In one Gopherus evgoodei ecotype Sinaloan lineage chromosome 1, rGopEvg1_v1.p, whole genome shotgun sequence genomic region, the following are encoded:
- the LOC115653118 gene encoding uncharacterized protein LOC115653118: protein METTCPKYAPAWSAQEVVDLITVWGEESVQAELRFSREDAVIYAMIAHGMGEKGYMSNIQQCCVKIKELRQAYQEAMEMNSFSGAESHTCRFYNELHVILRDDPTSSPTSNMDTSQVCESRDNKENDMVYEEEEEEENGRQMSGGSIFPESQEIFLTLELCGLQDITVANHDALEGTSAGNVSFGMSSIPEGRLSLIRRR from the exons ATGGAGACTACATGCCCCAAATATGCTCCAGCCTGGTCTGCACAGGAAGTAGTGGATCTCAtcactgtgtggggagaagagtctgtgcaggcagaactccgatTCAGCAGAGAAGACGCTGTCATCTATGCAATGATTGCTCAtggaatgggggagaagggctacatgaGCAACatacagcagtgctgtgtgaaaataaaagaacttcGCCAAGCATACCAGGAGGCAATGGAGATGAACAGTTTTTCTGGTGCTGAATCCCACACATGCCGGTTCTACAACGAGCTGCATGTGATTCTCAGGGATGACCCTACCAGCAGCCCCACAAGCAACATGGACACCTCTCAGGTGTGTGAGTCTAGGGACAACAAGGAGAACGATATGGTgtatgaggaagaggaggaggaggagaatgggagacagaTGAGTGGTGGATCCATTTTCCCTGAgagccaggaaatatttttaaccctggagctCTGTGGGTTGCAGGACATCACGGTGGCCAACCATGATGCTTTagaaggcacctctg CTGGAAATGTGTCCTTTGGCATGTCATCAATACCTGAAGGCAGACTTTCACTGATTAGAAGGAGGTGA